From a region of the Trichoderma atroviride chromosome 6, complete sequence genome:
- a CDS encoding uncharacterized protein (SECRETED:SignalP(1-20)~MEROPS:MER0000328): MTSIRRLALYLGALLPAVLAAPAALHKKPEAVPNKFIVTLKEGASIDTDSHLAWVTDIHTRSLTKRSTAGVEKTYNIHTWNAYAGEFDEETIEQIKSNPDVASVEPDYIMHLSDIVEDKRALTTQSGAPWGLGTVSHRTSGSTSYIYDSSAGAGTFAYVVDSGINTSHQQFGGRASLGYNAAGGQHVDTLGHGTHVSGTIGGSTYGVAKQASLISVKVFAGESASTSVILDGYNWAVNDIVSKSRASKSAINMSLGGPASSTWTTAINAAFNQGVLTIVAAGNGDSLGNPQPVSGTSPANVPNAITVAALDINWRTASFTNYGAGVDVFAPGVNILSSWIGSNTATNTISGTSMATPHVVGLALYLQSLEGLTSPTAVTNRIKALATSGRVTGSLNGSPNVIIFNGNSS, from the exons AGCTTTGCTCCCGGCTGTCCTCGCTGCTCCTGCAGCTCTTCACAAGAAGCCTGAAGCCGTACCCAACAAGTTCATCGTCACTCTTAAAGAGGGTGCTTCTATTGATACCGACTCTCATCTCGCCTGGGTAACGGACATCCACACCCGTTCGTTGACCAAGCGTAGCACTGCTGGTGTTGAAAAGACTTATAACATTCATACTTGGAATGCTTATGCGGGCGAGTTTGACGAGGAGACAATTGAGCAGATCAAGTCCAACCCCGAT GTTGCGTCTGTTGAGCCAGACTACATCATGCATCTGTCGGACATTGTTGAAGACAAGCGTGCTCTGACCACACAATCTGGTGCTCCTTGGGGTCTCGGCACTGTGTCCCATCGCACATCTGGATCCACAAGCTACATTTATGATAGCTCAGCCGGCGCCGGCACCTTTGCCTATGTGGTTGACTCTGGTATCAACACTTCTCATCAGCAATTCGGCGGGCGTGCCAGCCTTGGCTACAATGCTGCAGGAGGACAGCATGTCGATACTCTTGGCCATGGTACTCATGTTTCCGGAACAATTGGTGGATCTACATACGGTGTTGCTAAGCAG GCGAGCCTAATCTCTGTCAAGGTCTTTGCTGGTGAAAGTGCTTCCACCTCTGTTATCCTTGACGGCTATAACTGGGCTGTAAACGACATCGTCTCGAAAAGCCGTGCTAGCAAGTCTGCTATTAACATGTCGCTTGGAGGACCTGCCTCATCTACCTGGACGACCGCCATTAACGCAGCCTTTAACCAGGGCGTGCTTACCATTGTCGCCGCTGGTAATGGCGACTCTCTGGGAAACCCCCAGCCAGTCTCCGGCACTTCTCCTGCTAACGTTCCTAACGCCATAACCGTTGCCGCATTGGACATCAACTGGCGCACTGCTTCCTTCACCAACTATGGTGCTGGCGTTGATGTTTTTGCCCCTGGCGTCAACATTCTGTCGTCATGGATTGGATCCAACACTGCTACCAACACAATCAGCGGTACTTCCATGGCTACACCTCACGTTGTCGGCCTGGCCCTCtatcttcaatctctcgaGGGTCTCACCTCTCCGACCGCTGTCACTAACCGAATTAAAGCTCTGGCTACATCTGGTCGTGTAACCGGAAGCCTCAACGGCAGCCCCAACGTTATCATCTTCAACGGAAACAGTTCTTAA